The genomic window AGGAGTTGTGCCAGGCGCTCTTCCTCGGCCATGGCCTCAAGCGCCTCGAGCGTGACGCATTGCGCCTCGCCGAAGCCGCCGGTTGCCGTGCGGCGCAGCGAAGTCAGGTGCGCGCCGCAACCCAGGGCCTCGCCGATGTCTTCGCCCAGGGTGCGAATGTAGGTGCCCTTGCTCACGGAAGCAACGATCCGCAGGGCGGTCTCGTCCGTTCGCGTGATGCTCAGCCGGTGAATGACCACGTCGCGTGGCGCGCGCTCTATTTCAATGCCTTCGCGCGCGTACTCGTACAGTGCCTTGCCGTCTTTCTTGAGCGCGCTGTGCATCGGCGGAACCTGGCGGATCGGGCCGGTGAACTGCGCCTCGACACGGGCCAGGTCTTCAGGCGTGACCTGCACCGGGCGCTCGGCAATGACCTCGCCCTCCGCGTCCGCGGTGGCGGTCTTCACGCCAAGGCGGGCCGTGGCCACATAGGTCTTGTCGGCATCGAGGTGGAGCTGGCTGAACTTGGTCGCTGCGCCAAAGCACAGGGGCAGCACGCCGGTGGCCAGCGGATCGAGCGTGCCGGTGTGGCCCGCTTTTTCGGCCCGCAGCAACCACTTGGCCTTTTGCAAGGCCTGGTTGCTGGAGAGTCCCAGCGGTTTGTCGAGCAACAACACCCCATGCACAGGGCGCCGCTGCACCCTTGTGCGTGGCGCGTTCATGGCTAGTCGTCTTTCGAACGCGAAGCGACGGCCTGCGCAATGAGCGCATTCATGTCGGCCGCACGCTCGGTGGTGCGGTCGAACAGGAAATGCAGCGTTGGCACGGTGTGGATGTGCAGGCGCTTGAACAGGCCGTTGCGCAGGAACCCCGCGGCCTGGTTCAGCGCTTCGGTTGTCTCGTCCACGTCGCCTGTGAGCACGCTGAAGAAAACCTTCGCATGCGCATAGTCGGGCGTGACCTCGACCGCCTGGATCGTGACCATGCCCACGCGCGGGTCTTTCAACTCGCGCGCGATCAGCTCCGTCAGATCGCGCTGGATCTGATCGGCAACCTTGAACGCGCGGTTGGGGGCGGCGGCTTTTCTTTTCGGCATGGACTCTCTCGCGTCGAACGCTTACAGCGTACGGGCGATTTCCTTGATTTCAAAGAA from Variovorax paradoxus includes these protein-coding regions:
- the truB gene encoding tRNA pseudouridine(55) synthase TruB; this translates as MNAPRTRVQRRPVHGVLLLDKPLGLSSNQALQKAKWLLRAEKAGHTGTLDPLATGVLPLCFGAATKFSQLHLDADKTYVATARLGVKTATADAEGEVIAERPVQVTPEDLARVEAQFTGPIRQVPPMHSALKKDGKALYEYAREGIEIERAPRDVVIHRLSITRTDETALRIVASVSKGTYIRTLGEDIGEALGCGAHLTSLRRTATGGFGEAQCVTLEALEAMAEEERLAQLLPAESLVDGHSRVMLGNEDAARFLSGLRRRGDWADAGEVAVFGIEPPAFLGTAHITANELIPGRLLNPIEIQQILLNAQQTEATP
- the rbfA gene encoding 30S ribosome-binding factor RbfA translates to MPKRKAAAPNRAFKVADQIQRDLTELIARELKDPRVGMVTIQAVEVTPDYAHAKVFFSVLTGDVDETTEALNQAAGFLRNGLFKRLHIHTVPTLHFLFDRTTERAADMNALIAQAVASRSKDD